AACCTGAGTGAAACATGGAGGTAAAATTTCATCCAAATGTGAACTGGCTCCCTGAATTCCCTTTCTGGAAGGAAGATTGGCTGGGCAGAGGGTAGCCCAAAGAACACTGGATAAATGCAAATTCCTTGGGAATCCTGCAGACTGAGATATTGAATAAAAGCAAGCTACTAGGCTCATTCATAAGAAACACGGTGTTGCAGCAGGGTACAGCCCGCACCTACATTTTGCCTCCAGAAGGCATAAATACTTCCCTCAGGAGGTACCTGACTCTCTCGAGGAAGGTGCAGTGTGAAAGGGCTCCTCTGCTTCAGGGCAACCCCTGTCCTTGCTGTAGCCTTCGCCGGGGCCGGCGTGGgtggctctgccctggcagggctctcGGCTCTGCCGCATGGGGCCGGGTGCCAGCTGCTGGCGTGCCCTGCGCTGCCCTGATGACGCTACCAGCTCAGCAGGTGGGAACACGCTCACTTCCCTAGCAAGCAACCTGCAAGTGCCACTGCTCAAGAGATGAAGTTCAGGGAAAAGCTAATTGGAACCATGCAGCTTGTCTTAGTGGCCAGCGTACTGTCTGTGGGAGCGTGGGCGATGTTCTCTGCCGCTGCGGAGAACGGTTCCCCTGACACCACGTGCAGCCAGAGGTTACGTATTTCACTGTGACCTTTCAGTCCTGGTTGTGAGGATGCCAAGGGAGTGAAGCGTTCATTTCTTGAACTCCAGCAAGATTCAGAAGTAAACACGCGTCCCCGAACTCTCTGGATCAGCAACCCAAAGCTGCAAGCTGGTGCCAAGGAGAATGGCGAAGCAAGCTCAGAAGGTAAGGGAGGACTAAGCCAGGGGCTGAATGAAGGTGCACTGGCCAAAGACATAGACCAATTTattaattataatattttttacaCTCATAAATAGTAAAGGCAGCTTATACCAATGGAAGGGTTCCCCTTCAACCCTCACTTCTGGGACACGGGAGGACGTGTGCTTGCCAGGTGGGAGCAGGGCAAGGCAGGAGGGCCAGGAGCTGCCAGAACACCAAGGCTCTGGAGCGCACAGGGCacacaaaggcagcagcagaacaggctGCTCCGAGCATCTAGCCTCACctcaggcagggagagctgcctTTCCTGGCCCTCGTGCCCAGGGGCAAGGCTGGGAGGGTTGGCATTAGCCATGCAGGGGAGAGTCATGGGGGAAATCAGGCTTTCGGTCAACATACAGAATTTCCTCTACAGGCTACCATGCTGGCAGCATTGGCGATGCTCAACAGCCATCTGAAGCAGTAGGAAACAGGCTTTTTCTGTATGGGTACGCTGTACTGCTCCTTGTCTAACTGGGCACATGGTTGGAGCTGCTAATTAAAAAGTGAGGCACCTCTCAATGAGGAGGAGGTGCCTGTTATAAATTTTCATTATTGTGGAAAACCAGTCAaatccagcccagctgcatgtgctgccctgggctgcagaGATAGCTGCCTTTCCAACACACCAGGCTTTCCCTCAAACATGCAAACATCTGTGGAGGTTAGGTCTAAATTCAGATATTAAGAACTATGCATGGTTTAGGTTACtttgtaaagcatttttcttaacACACCTCCACCAGGTTCTTTTCTTGCCTCAGATGATTTTCTAGCCAAGCCCAGGATGGGCACACTCAAGAGTCTGACAGGTCTTCAAAGAtcctgagaatgtttgttgAAGTTGTTCAGTTTGGAAAAGCCACAACACTACAATGAACTGGGGGCTCAGGCCTTGCTGATTCCTGCAATCCCTCTACCTGAAGGTGACATTGGCTTTGGCCTGTGCCGCAGAGCAATGCAgtcaggcagctctgcagctcccctAAATCGTATGTAGTGCCGTGTACTCCAGGACTGCTCTCATCCTGGCCAGTGCCTCCAGCTACCCTGCTCAGACAGAGTGCCTAAATACCAGATAGCCCTGGCATGAAGTGTTTATGAGCAAGGAGGGGATGAGGCAGGAGCATGCACATACAAGACAACAAGCATTCCCCGTTCCCACAAAGCAGTTCACAGCGGAGGCATACGATCTGTGACCACTGTGTTGCAGCCATCCTGGGAAGAAGGCGAGACTGGCCTTGCAGCGGTGGGTCTGTGTGGGTCAGAGGGCAGGCTCTACAGAGGTTCAGTACGTGTACTGGAGGAATGGAGTCGGCAGCAGCATTGTAGCATCCTCATATCTGAAAAAAAGCCCAGTAGGACAGCATCTCCTCCCTCGCCAAAGAGAGGGACTGCCACAGGCTCGTTTGTTCCGGCTGGAGGCAGCAATTACCCGATGCGCTGCTgaagctgcagcactgctgcagctccgCTGCTTGGAAGATGTCTGCATTGCTGAGAACGAGTCCCATCCTGACAAATATGAGGGTCTTATCACAAGCACACAAGAGCCCTGTCAACTGTCAGGTGATTATCCACATGTGTACCTGAACACTTTTCCTGACCCAAGCAGGTATTCATAGTTTAGTGCCACTCTAGGCTGGCCTGGAAAAATGCTTATAGTGATTGAGTACTAACCAGACATCTCCTTATATACACAAGCGAGGGTGGCACAGTGTGCTCCCAGCAATGCTAGTACGTGTAGCCTTTGCCGTAAAGCTGCGGAGGGAGGCTCCCAAGGTCCGGCAGATAAGCGGCATTCTCATCCAGGTGAGAGAGAGGCACTGTGTCCTCCTCACTGATCTGCCGGTCAAACTCTGCCTTCAGCGTTGGCCGCTGATTGTCAGGGAAGGCCAGAGAGAACAAGGCTTCAGGCTCGCACACAAACTTGTACACGTAGCGCTCTCCAGCTACCTGCGGGGAAGATAGGAGACGAAGCTgcaggcacacaggcagcaCTAGGCAATGCTCCTCAGCGGCGGAGGCGGCTTGCAAAACCATCTGGCTGCTCTGGTCCCTTGCCCTGAGACACATCAGAGTTGTAAACTTCTCCTTGTGCTGTCCTcctgcttccctgctgctctggtCATCCCTGGAACAGCTCCTGGGAAATGGGATGCTGCCAGCCGACTCTTTGTCCAGGTAGCAACAGCATCAACAGTTCCTGACCTGTCTGTACTGTGGCATAATTACACTCCCAGTTATCCTCTCTGGTGCCCTGGATCTGGAAGAGACCATCCCTACCACGTAGGACCAACCCCCAGGCAGCCTTTCTCTCACCAACAGCAAGTCCAGACTGGTTATATGTCCTTGCAGCCCCATAAACCCCCACTATCCTGACTGCAgacatttacagaaaaagaaagaaatcatgattcccctttgttttgcttcccaTATGTTGCCTAGATTCAGCTCCTTTCTACCTTCCTCATTTAACTGCTGCAAAGAGAAATTATGGGGAAAGCAAGCTCAGGGTGCCTGGCTAGCTCAAGTACATTCCGTACCTGTAAGAATTCCTGTCTCTGACAAACATCACTAAAGGCACAAGACCCATCTGCTTTGCAAACTGACCTTCTGCATGATGCCTTTCTCATAATAGTAGCGAAGGGATCGGCTCAGCTTGTCGTAGTTCATGGCTGGACGGTTCTTTTGGATACCCCACAGCCTGGCTACCTGTAGAATAAAGCATCAAAGCGTGTGAATGTCTGTGAACCCAACCCAAGGGCAAAAGAACATTATCCAGCTGATTCTCTTTTGAGGAACGGTACCACAGCACATAGAAACATTTACAACACTTAAATAACAGACTCAAACAATAATTATTTAGCAGCTTTTCAACAAGAAGAGTAGAACTCAAACTGAAGCACCGTATATCACAGAGAGGCATTCTCCTTGCCGCTACAGAGCTCATTTGCTGTCACCACGTCTCACTCTCCAGTACTCTGAAAGCTTGAGGATGCTAAAGGACTGCTTCATCCTATGCTACACTTTTATCTTCAAGGATTACATGTTTACCAGGAGcccaagtacaggggaacacCTCCATTGGAAGACCCACGTGCCTTTCTTCCTCCTACTACGTGATTTTCAGCTTTGTCCGTGAGACTCAGAAATCTGTTGTAGGCATATGTGAGCCCACCAAAACAACTCATCTGCACTAAAAGTGCCTGTAAAGGTTGATAGGTAGCAAGAACAGTGCTAAACGCAGCTCTAATTGGAGCAAGATATGAACAGATATTACAGACACATCTCCCAGATATTGTCAGGTATCACTGGGTTTTTTGGAACCTGGCAGCATTAGAAATTACACCTTAGCTAATGTCATTTTGATATATTTAGACTAGGACATAGTTTCTTCCAGATTTGTATGAAAACTTCTGTGACCAGTAGGGTTCAAAACTCCAAACCTCAATGTCAGCCTCAAGTGTGGAGCGTGATAAGGCAGCACAAGTCACTGCAAGCTTGAGTGAAGTGTCTAGGGAAGTGGACGCAGTGGGTAATTTGACTCACGGCATTGCTGAGACTCCAAACTTACCAGCAGCCTTTCTTAAACCTGATATTTGTGTCACCCAAGTATTTTGACCTCTTCTAAAAACCTTGACTTGCTGCAGGGTCTAGCGAGTACcactggcaggcaggagccttCACAGGGCAGAGCAAAAGCCTCTTGGGAATTTGCAGCCTCAGAAACAGTGGCTGCTTGCCCCGAGCCTGTAGAGAAGCTAAATGGTTTCACCTCTTCTGGCTCAATGAGCTTGAACTCCATCCCTCTACCAGTCCAGGCAATGAAGTGGGAGTTGGTCGGATCGTCCAATAAAGCCACAAGAAATTGCCAGAGCTGGAGAGATCCCCGTCTCTGGTATGGAGGTCCTTCCCGGTACCCTCCGGCTTCCTGCTTGATGTCTCCTGCTGAGAAGAACAAATAAGGTGTTTCTAAGGGTAACAATGCAAAAacagttggggggggggggggacacaccaaaaaaaagcacatttcacAAATGTTTCCCTGGAATATTTCAGTTCACATAAAACAGAGCAGCCAATTCACCAGCAGCTCTTCCAAGAGGAGCTCTGATGAAACTCTCAATTAAGCTACTTGTGCTAGAAGGCCCATTTGCTGCTAAAAAAGCTCAAGAAATGGGATACCAAAAAGCCAGGTAGGAACCACAGCTAACACCTGCAAGAACACAGTGTAACAAACTATGTAGATAGTGGTCAAGTGGCTAGCAAAGTTGCTGGATAACCCTATCTTACACCCAAACTGGAAGCCAATCTTTCTCTGACCTTCAAATTTTTCTGGAACAACACAGACATCATCAGTGAAGGACCTCATCTGCTTGTCATAGCTGCAgcctgaaagagaaagcaacaCAGGCAGTGATGGACAAAGGCAGGGTGGTACTAGAGGGCAATGCAATGCAGGGAAAAGACAACAGTCACTGAGTTTCTTACCTAACGTATCTTCTGTATTTGAATGGCTTGGATAACTCTCAACATTTATGTACATGGAAGGACAGCCAGGAACATCTGCAGAACAATTAACAAactcatttaattaaaaagcacaaGAGGCAGAATGATCTTGCTCTCCAGAGGTGGACAGGTAAATGCAGCTGTCTAACCAATGTCCTCTGAAGGCCCTCCTAAAGGGTTAGTGGCAGACTGATAACTTTTGATGTCTCAGCCATCCCGCCACAACTTCGTCTTCATCATGCTTCCAATCATGAATTACACTAGTAAATGTTTGTGGTACTATCACATGACTTCCTTCAGAGTGGCCAGGATAGCCAGTCAGTCACCTATACGCCACTCAATACAAAATCTTGGACATTAGGCTAAATTTGTATGACACCTCCCCttcatcttagaatcatagaattgtttaggttggaaaagacctttaagatcatcaagtccaaccactaacctagctgccaagtccaccactaaaccatgtccctaagtgccaccTCTtcacgtcttttaaatacctccagggacggggactcaaccacttccttgggcagcctgttccaatgcttgaccactctctccatgaagacatttttcttaatatccaatctaaacctctcctggtgcaacttgaggccgtttcctctcatcttaGTTTAAAATAACTCTGCAATCTGCTACTGTTTTCACAGGTGAGAAGGCATTACATTTTTCCAGGGGTACTATGAAGATGTTaatggagagcagcagcagctgaagtttACTACAGGCAGTGTCTCACAAATGTCATTTCAGATGTCTTAAGTCTCCCTGGCTTTTTCACATCATGATAGGGCATTCTCACAAACAGTCGagaaaacataaaggaaaaaatagcccGAGtttgaaaacaagcagaaagccTTTTCAAGATCTCTGAGCAGCACATATTGTTGCCTGGGCACTGCAATTTATATCTTCCATatcctgtgttttctgaatCCTGCATTTTCTGAACTAAACCTATTTTCCATCCACAGCTGAAATGGAAGTTGTAACTGGGAGCTTTGGAAAGATTTACCTTACGTTTCCCTCATACTCCTGTGTATAGCAATTCCTTTCAGCAGACATTTTGCTGATGCTAAGGGCAGAAGGGTACTCTTCAGCTGACAGACCGCGTATTATTACAATCGTAAACTACTCTCACAAAAAGCATTCTTCTGGGTTTGCACATTGTCTTCGCCTGTCTGGACAGAAGGACCCAGTGAAAGTGTAATGTCAGCATAGCCACAGGGGTGGATTCTGTACCCTCACAGGAGCtttttgtttatgtatttatgtCTGCTAAAGGAAACAATTCAAAATGTCCATTAAAATACCAGGAAACCAGAAACACCATTCCCTCTAGAAGAGGGTATTGTGATGGCAGGGTAGCAAGTCTTTAGACAGGTCTGctgaaaaaataagatttatcCCTTGTGGGACAATAAGAGGATTACCTGACTGATCTGGTATCTAGAGAGCTATTTTTGGAAttataaacttttttcccctgtgatcCTCTGAAATCTCTGCTATCTGCTCTGCGTGCCCTGTTCCATGGGGAAGTGGCAGGTGGAGGTTGACACTGCAAGAGACACGGAGCAGCTCTCTTGCACTTAGCCAAGTCAGCCCAGCCCCTGTCTGCGCTTATGCCTGTCCTCGGAATCGGCCAGTTTATTGTTAGCCACCCAAGTCTCTTTCgactgttttaatttcagacTTTCAGGTCTGTTTGTCAGAAGAAAGCTGGTTTATTTTCCATGGTAAGCTCCAGAATGGGGCATCAGCTCTCTCCGTGACCTGCTGCAGCGATTTTCCCGTGGGTGTCAGCTGCCGGTGAGAGACCTCAGCAGGGAAAGCTGACACCcaccagctgggctgggggaccTGCATCTTTGCCTCCATTTTGTGAATTCAGTTCTTCTGCCTCCAGTCAGGGAAAAGGCACAGGGCCAGACCGTGTCGTGAGCTGCAGCTCAGGGTTGTGCAGTGCAATCCCTGCACCCAGAGCAGCTTTCCTCTGCCAGGGCTTGAAggtcccctcctgctgcagggatcTGAGACAGGTTTTCTGCACAAGGTCCAAGATATTTgattccttcctttctgcagccATTTACAGAATGTTTTCAGTATAATTTCTTAAAAGCTGACCTCACTTCTCTCCCTTTCAGCTCACACATCCCTCTGAAGACAAAAACTCCCTGTGAAACTGGGAACtcccttttctccatttctgatGGTGAGTGGGCTAATTATGAATTTTGAGAGTCTCCCCAATGGCTACTTattccctggggaaaaaaaaaaatgcatgtctcTAATCTAGTTTGAATGGGTTTAACATCACCTTCTAGTTCCTAAAACTTGTTAAAGCTTTCCTCTACCTACCAGAAAGTCCTTCTCAGAACATGGTACAGAAAGTGAATGTCGCAGCCTTCTCTTGGATGCAGCAAACAGGCAGAACTGTTTGCATTTCCTGCTACACAGCCAGTTTCCCAGACCACACATGCTCCTGAAGATGAAGTAGTACTGTTTCAAAGCCCAAAGACCACCTGTGATGGATGGTGACGCAGGTTGCTCACCTCCACCGGTGCCTGGTTTATGCAGTCAGAAAGAGCTGGTTCTGCCTACCCGAGTCATACACGTAGTCCACCTGCTCCTGCTTGATCACCACAGCTGCTGGGTACTGGTGGCTGCTGCCCGCCCGGCTCGCTTGCTCGTACCGCGGGTCGTGGTACTCCTGTTTGAAGCCCTGATGAGGGTACTGGAGGCAGGGCTCGGACATCTGGCGCTGGTAGGCAATGGGGTCTTCCTGGGCCATGccctgggaggaggggaaggaacgGCACATCTCCACAGGTGGCTGGTACGCAGAGCTAGAAGAGGGGGGAGAACATGGGGTGGCTGCTTTCTTGGCCCTCCGATCTCAGCCCTGGTGCAGGGCTGATTGAGGGACAGAAAATTCCTCGGCCTCAGCCTGTTACTAGGGCTGTAGGAGCTGCACGCATAGCTGGGGCAAGGAAAGTCCCAATGAAAGATGTTTCCAAGGGCGGCTACACAGCCCATCACTCACAGAATCTGACGGGCTTAAGGTCATAGACTTCTTCAAACCCTAGGCAGCAGTGGTGGGTGCCAGGTACTTTGGACGGGGGGAATCCTGTCATTGCTGGAAGCCGAGTGCTTTAATCTGGATGCCGCAGCCCCTCCTCCCTGAGTCACCGAGGAGGGCAATCCTTCTGGCCAGTGGCTGCCTCCTCCTGGCAGTAACTCACCTGTTTTCGTTGAGGTATCCACAGCTGGATGTGGGGTAGGGTGGCCCCGCAGGGCTCAGGAAGCTCCTGTCCTGTCTAGGGAACTGTTGGAGCGGTGACTGTTTCGGGGTTCCTGGGCTGGGGGACTTGGTTCCAACTTGTCTGGGTTGATCATAGGCACTGGGACAGTCAAACAGACATTGGAGCATTACAGTTCTCCGAGGAGCTGTGGCAGCACCTGGGGAGAACGCGTCACAGGCAGACACGCTGTCCCTCTCTGCAGCCACCTCGGCCAGAAAACTCCCAGCATAAactcctttctttctgcttacTGGTTGCCCCCACGCACAACAGCAATAACCCTTGAAGCAGAAAGCTGCAGGAGGTGTCTGTACTGAAGAAGCCGTACTATAGCTCAGGCAAATAGCTGGGACTGCGGGCAGTGGGGTCAGGGAGCTCCTTGCGGGACAGATTTTGGCAAGCAATGGGGAGAGAGGCACGTGGCAGATGTCAAGACTGCTCTCAGCATCAGGACAGCTGAGGAGCAGcgctggggagaagaaaaaaagaggcaagCCCAGATCTACTCTACGCTGGTCCGAGCTATCCAGAGCAATAAATGGCGACCTGAGCAGGCTGCCGTGAGCTGACCCACTGGTTAATTTGGCTTGCAGCACGCGTGCACTGCCCTTACCCAGCAGACAGACCGGATTGTTGTCGTAACGCTTGATTATTAGATAATGCAGTAGCACTTGACTTCATGACAGCTCCCGTCCCTCCCCCGTGTAAGCTGTGTTACCTGGCGTAAAGGCACTGCTCGCCATTGTGGTACTGGAATGGCTGCTTGTGGTTGCAGGACAGCGTGGGGTCCGAGGAGGGACTCTGCGGCTCCTTTTTAATCTTAGCAGGAGGACTGTGAAAAGCTACTGTGGGAGAGAAATGAAAGATCGAGTTGACACTTTTCTTGTTTATGGAGAGGTATTTTTATCAGCCAGTAACAAGTCAGTTGAGATGCCACCACCTTGTCCTTGTTCAGCTGGCTCCGAGAGAAACAAAATACCGATACGCACCACTGTTCACTGGACTTTCCTGAGCTGTGCCCTTGCTTTAGTAAGGTTTGTATGATACATCAGCCTTAAAAGAGCAAATCTAAGGTAGCGTTAACATGTTCTGTGATAATCCAGAGCACTTTGAAAAGTGCTTTAGATTTAGAGTGGGTATTTCCTAAGCTGCTCATGGCTGGGACAGATGTTTTCTGTTATATCATAAGGGGTAGCATGGACATACTCTATTTTTCAACACAAAGTTTTGGTTTGCTTCATGCAAAATGCTCTTTCATTGACATACCTGGTAAGCACGTCTTATGAGTAGCATTACCGCGTAGCACTGCATTAAATTATAACGCACTAATATGATGACACATTGTAGGTTTTCTGATAGTATCATTTGAACTGTAGGACAATAAATGTAAGGTTTTTTTGTAGACATAGCTACAAAAGCTGAAGGTTTTCTGTAGGAAAGTACTATTATATGTATTGCATACTATTACAGGCTGTCACCAGGCTAACGTGCTCACAGACACCTTATGCAAGTAGTGTTTTCAGAAGTACCCAACCAATTTTGATAGCTAAAATCCCTTTTCCAAAGGAACTGCATCAGTGTTAAAGCACAGTACAAAACAGAAGTCTGCCTTCCAAGTCCTTGCTTTCACTATAATACACCTCAAAGTTCAAAGAGCAGCTTGCAGTCTTCTCAGTAGCCTCCCTTTGAAGCATCTAATTTCATCAATTGTATCAGGTTTATACTTCAGCGCTCAGGAAAAAGGCCAGGCCCTTCTACAGGATACTGTGATTCCTGGGCGGCAGGCTGCCACGATGGCACTCGGCAGCTACCCCGTCATTTCCAAATGCAGGTTCCCCTCCGTTGAATCTCTTCTACGCTGACAGTCCAACATCCCTGAATCTTGCAACTGCTTTGCTCATCCAAAAAACCAGCGATGGtccaggaaaaaagtaaaaaggttccttttcattttcagagcacTGGTCTGTGGTCATGGCCTGATGCAGCCGAGGAGGGATATTTCTGGGCTGGTTAGAATTTCATGAATAACAAACGTGGGTTGCAGTTTACAGCACCAGGAAGTAGGATGTGGGTATCATTACTTCTTACGCTTAATTAAATCCATCAGGGAGCAAAACTTCCTTGACTAATTCCTCAGAAAAGCTTATCCTGGCTGAAGGACACGGTAAGCATCTTCCACCTTTGCctctgggctctgctgctgctgctgcgagGAGGTCACTGACActtaggaaggaaagaaaagtaaccCCAGAAAGGTACGTAGGGCTAGGCTTGTTTTTCAAACAAGGGAAAGATCTGCCCCCCAAATCAAAACTGTCAACTTTTAATAAGGCTAGCTCCAGCCAGCTTACTCCCACCTCTTCAAGCTGACACGATGCTGCTTACAAAGCCTGGGATGTTCAGAGCTCTGACTGCAGTTTTAAGGATGGAAAGTAACATCCCGATCTGTTAATACCTCAGATTTTTGCTGAGTTTATTTCAGGACTGACCTGAGCTGTGTGTGCACCGGCCATCCTCAAGCCAGTTCTCCCTCACATAAAGGACTAACTGTGCCTTcggaggagctgcagcaggcagctatcaaaagggctggagaaagggctgctgctgcttctcttagCACATGATAGTAACGCCACTTTCTATTGCCAACATCCCTccccaaaattaattttctcagcaagacgggaaaaaaaaaacaaacccaaacccaactcCTTTTGCCTGCCTTCGGTTTTAGCCTACACCAGAAAAGCCTGTCTTTACTCTTCACATCATGCCAGCACCCAAAGGGATCCAAACAGCTCAACAGAATcgatataaataaataaatccataaGACAGCAGAGCCTCGTGTTGTTTCTGGCTCCTGCTCCTTCTCAGGGCCAGCCGGCTCCCATGGCCAGCGCTGGGGCTGCCACCCGTCGTGGCAGAGGGGCCCGTTCACAAACAGCTCTTGGCACCGACCAAACCGACGGCAGGCGTGAGCGTGCTGGCCCAGCGGGCCCGCCCCGCGCCTGGGATGCACTCAGCATCCCGAGCATGACGCTCCTGCGTCTGTGCAAACACCCCGGGCCCGGGGAAGGGTCGAGAGAGAAAAGGGTCTTTCTACGCCTGGGGCATCCATTTCCCTTCTGtctgcagcagctcttttcAACGTACGGAGTAAACAGATATATAGAACCCATCTTAAAATGCTGATGTATTGGCTGGGCCTcaggggtgaaaaaaaaaaaaaaaaaattgctctgtCCAGCACATTGTACTCCATTGAGGTTTCAAGCAGCTAGCTATGCTACGAGTAGCCAATTCTTTCCAGACCCTAATAGCTGGAACCGGCTATCGCATTACAACTGCCTCGTTCATTCATTCAGAGTGAAACGTGGGACCAGCCCTCTCCCCAGTTCTGGGTcaaaaagagtaagaaacaagaaatacGACTGAGAGCGCaagcctggctgtgctgcagggccAAGTCCAGGGGAAGGAGGTCGGCAGGAACAACCAGTAAAAGTtctgtggtttggttttcatGGGGAA
The sequence above is a segment of the Pelecanus crispus isolate bPelCri1 chromosome 18, bPelCri1.pri, whole genome shotgun sequence genome. Coding sequences within it:
- the ETV4 gene encoding ETS translocation variant 4: MKGYPDQQVPLTLPRAAPGGGAPTGAGKRPGEPGSLPARDSGDLFQDLSHFQETWLSEAQVPDSDEQFVPDFHSENLAFHSPPAKIKKEPQSPSSDPTLSCNHKQPFQYHNGEQCLYASAYDQPRQVGTKSPSPGTPKQSPLQQFPRQDRSFLSPAGPPYPTSSCGYLNENSSAYQPPVEMCRSFPSSQGMAQEDPIAYQRQMSEPCLQYPHQGFKQEYHDPRYEQASRAGSSHQYPAAVVIKQEQVDYVYDSDVPGCPSMYINVESYPSHSNTEDTLGCSYDKQMRSFTDDVCVVPEKFEAGDIKQEAGGYREGPPYQRRGSLQLWQFLVALLDDPTNSHFIAWTGRGMEFKLIEPEEVARLWGIQKNRPAMNYDKLSRSLRYYYEKGIMQKVAGERYVYKFVCEPEALFSLAFPDNQRPTLKAEFDRQISEEDTVPLSHLDENAAYLPDLGSLPPQLYGKGYTY